In a genomic window of Infirmifilum sp. NZ:
- a CDS encoding tagaturonate epimerase family protein — MLRTPLYLGKTPHLAVGVRIPEVFLDGILDGFKDERAAGGVMLSYHRETAPEYVINAPPGAYEITRGHTGTSIRRYIELSVAKAKEKEVAIEVEADHVSVTASATDAVRRITGGRAVTKLSDREVEKVLEYIRDEVREAASTRNIYFFTIDTCELINHAADQATNDEVSALFKDQVGDSGLLNRYLGVDVSLGGLRLKFDQLEVKRIALKLYRSVEVLERIYRIIREEVPWEFGVEIAFDETPNITDPKELFFILRETTERGVPVDFVAPNVGFQKREDYAGSLEELYSRVKVYSGISSLFSVLLSFHSGSGRTPFSMKGPGVHDTIRRATGGLFKYKVSGVYFELLMHLMASHKSSRVRRFFEEIYDEVLAFLEEQVSVRGELYDENLARLLEEHIRLSGNQGRYLVDTPLFRHYSFIALNMRRDGKRFIREGVVQLYEEEPEFKASVDREVRRLTSMLVESLGFTGNAASVRRNI; from the coding sequence ATGCTTCGAACACCCCTCTACCTCGGGAAGACACCTCACTTGGCCGTTGGAGTCAGGATACCTGAAGTGTTTCTGGATGGCATACTCGATGGTTTCAAGGACGAGAGAGCTGCCGGCGGGGTTATGCTTTCATACCACCGTGAAACCGCACCAGAGTACGTGATAAACGCGCCGCCGGGGGCCTACGAGATTACAAGGGGCCACACTGGAACCTCCATACGTAGGTACATAGAGTTGAGCGTGGCTAAGGCTAAGGAGAAGGAGGTTGCCATCGAGGTCGAGGCCGACCACGTTTCTGTGACAGCCTCTGCTACCGACGCCGTTAGGAGGATCACGGGAGGACGAGCGGTGACCAAGCTCTCGGATAGGGAAGTTGAAAAGGTCCTGGAGTACATTCGGGATGAGGTGCGAGAGGCTGCGAGCACGCGCAACATCTACTTCTTCACAATAGATACCTGTGAGTTGATAAATCACGCAGCCGACCAAGCGACCAATGATGAGGTGAGCGCCCTCTTTAAAGACCAGGTGGGTGACAGTGGCCTCCTCAACAGATACTTGGGGGTAGACGTGAGTCTTGGAGGTCTCCGCTTGAAGTTTGATCAGCTTGAGGTTAAGCGGATTGCGTTGAAGCTTTATAGGAGTGTGGAAGTGCTTGAGCGCATTTACAGGATCATCCGAGAGGAGGTTCCCTGGGAGTTTGGAGTCGAGATTGCCTTCGATGAGACGCCGAATATCACAGACCCGAAAGAATTGTTCTTCATTCTGAGAGAAACAACTGAGCGTGGGGTGCCTGTGGACTTCGTTGCACCTAACGTTGGTTTCCAGAAAAGAGAGGATTACGCAGGGAGTTTAGAGGAACTCTACAGCAGGGTCAAGGTCTACTCGGGCATCTCATCTCTCTTCAGCGTGCTCCTTTCATTCCACAGCGGTAGCGGCCGCACACCGTTCTCTATGAAGGGCCCCGGGGTTCACGATACGATTAGAAGAGCGACTGGGGGTCTCTTCAAGTACAAGGTCTCTGGCGTGTACTTTGAGCTCCTCATGCACCTGATGGCCAGCCACAAATCTAGCCGTGTCAGGAGGTTCTTCGAGGAGATCTACGACGAGGTCCTCGCGTTCCTTGAGGAGCAGGTTAGCGTCAGAGGAGAGCTTTACGACGAAAACCTTGCGAGACTCCTAGAAGAGCATATAAGGCTCAGCGGAAACCAGGGTAGGTACCTTGTGGACACACCCCTTTTCCGGCACTATTCCTTCATAGCCCTTAACATGCGAAGAGACGGTAAGCGGTTTATTAGAGAGGGGGTCGTCCAACTTTACGAGGAAGAGCCCGAGTTCAAAGCAAGCGTTGACAGAGAAGTTCGTCGACTGACTTCAATGCTGGTGGAAAGCCTGGGTTTCACGGGCAATGCCGCCTCGGTGCGCAGGAACATATAA
- a CDS encoding M28 family metallopeptidase codes for MFNYDYAYGLAVRLSRSPRFTGTGGEAEARGLILEELTRSGYAPKLEEFNVKVYEVHRAELSVLSPFEEEVRASPIGFSGETRGVEARLVYIENSDRALLPSDGGWVGLATGRPSAESWRLLAKRASGLVVAEGTPYRDLSRVSVPWEWREKFGNLPAVYVSYRDAVKLLAAERVRLVLEQTYRDTLSYNIVAEKNGYKYPEEIILVTAHYDSVLGVPGATDNAGGAALAVALAKSLSDRALKRTVRFVLFGAEELGLRGSQAYAEKHKDEQKKTVLVVNLDVHGGALGSSASIVSGSKSLRSYVESKAKEMGVNLSVTEDVMSSDSTSFVWKWKVPAVNIFRASGSGADIHTVRDSVEHLHPVAFRLIGEFTFRFLLDLANSEEVPFEKAVPDDIWRKADEYFRKRLALLEDETSS; via the coding sequence ATGTTCAACTACGACTACGCTTACGGGCTGGCCGTGCGTTTATCGCGGAGCCCACGCTTCACCGGTACCGGGGGCGAGGCAGAGGCCAGGGGCTTGATCTTGGAGGAGCTTACCCGTAGCGGGTACGCGCCTAAGCTCGAGGAGTTCAACGTGAAGGTTTACGAGGTTCACCGGGCAGAACTATCCGTCCTGAGCCCATTCGAGGAAGAGGTCCGGGCGAGTCCTATTGGGTTCAGCGGCGAGACAAGGGGGGTCGAGGCTAGGCTCGTGTACATCGAGAACTCAGACAGAGCGCTGTTACCAAGTGACGGTGGATGGGTGGGGCTGGCCACTGGGAGGCCTTCGGCTGAGAGCTGGAGGCTCCTAGCTAAGAGGGCCTCTGGTCTCGTAGTTGCCGAGGGCACGCCGTACCGTGACCTGAGTCGGGTTTCTGTCCCGTGGGAGTGGAGGGAGAAGTTCGGAAATCTGCCCGCTGTGTACGTGAGCTACAGGGACGCTGTAAAGCTACTGGCCGCCGAAAGAGTTAGGCTGGTTCTGGAGCAGACGTATAGGGATACGTTAAGCTACAACATCGTAGCTGAGAAAAACGGCTACAAGTACCCTGAGGAGATCATTCTCGTAACAGCCCACTACGATAGCGTGCTGGGCGTCCCGGGCGCAACCGACAACGCGGGCGGTGCAGCTCTCGCTGTCGCGCTGGCTAAAAGCCTATCCGATCGAGCTCTAAAGAGGACAGTAAGGTTTGTGCTTTTCGGGGCCGAGGAACTTGGACTTAGAGGTTCGCAGGCTTATGCTGAGAAGCACAAGGATGAGCAAAAGAAAACGGTCCTCGTCGTTAATCTAGACGTTCACGGGGGCGCGCTGGGCTCGTCTGCGTCGATCGTGAGCGGCTCGAAATCCCTGCGGAGCTACGTGGAATCAAAGGCGAAAGAGATGGGGGTGAACCTGAGCGTCACAGAGGATGTCATGAGTAGCGATAGCACGTCCTTTGTCTGGAAGTGGAAGGTGCCTGCAGTGAACATTTTCCGCGCTAGCGGTAGTGGTGCCGACATACACACCGTGAGAGATAGCGTGGAGCACCTCCACCCAGTCGCATTCAGGTTGATCGGCGAGTTTACGTTCAGATTTCTGCTCGACCTAGCAAACTCCGAGGAGGTTCCTTTCGAGAAAGCGGTCCCGGATGATATATGGAGGAAAGCAGATGAGTACTTCAGGAAACGTTTGGCGCTTCTCGAAGATGAGACTTCCTCTTAA
- a CDS encoding valine--tRNA ligase, whose amino-acid sequence MAETLPKTYDFKAIESKWQRFWEERGLYRFDRNDKSRKTYSIDTPPPYPSGELHVGNALNFSYIDFVARYKRKRGYNVFFPQGWDCHGLPTEVRVERITGKRKSEFEPQQFIALCKKYTLEWIDSMRKALKGLGLSIDWSTEYMTMDPDYWRRTQLSFIEMYRKGLIYRGEHPVIWCPRCETAIAEAEVEYVEKDRPLYFFKFKVKETGEDLVIASTRPELLASCVAVVVNPKDERYARLVGSHAIVPIYEREVPIIADEAVDPNFGSGAVMICTYGDKTDVKWQKKYSLPVIISISDNGTMNENAGPLKGLHVEEARRKIVDLLKSQGLLVKVESIRTSVGTCWRCHTPVEIIPKKQWFVKSTALDKAVLEEGSKIRWVPPHMYKRLENWVLSLDWDWVISRQRLFATPIPVYYCKDCGHEIVVGPEHLPIDPRFDKPPIEKCPRCGSTNLVGEKDVMDTWMDSSITAAVHAGWPDNLDERLFPADLQPNGYDIIRTWDYYLILRGVALFGKAQFKTALINGMVRGTDGRMMHKSYGNYVAVNEVLEKYGADSFRLWVATAASTGQDVRFSWEGVDYAHRFLVKVWNASRLLHPYLRNYKPEESHAEKLTPVDHWMMREASEMINGAEKALEDFDFQRAAQLIVDTVWHKFCDHYLEAIKYRLSQGDPGALYTSYKVLLSSLNLLSVFAPHISEEIYSVIYSSREGYESITTAPWPAAFNFDEEKARIGDMIVATIAEARRAKHDARIALGAPVKAIHLHSEKYYEVLPLFVADVKGTLRALDVIIHRDYSGARKVPEYPDISIDIEN is encoded by the coding sequence ATGGCCGAGACTCTCCCTAAGACTTACGATTTCAAAGCCATCGAGAGTAAATGGCAAAGATTCTGGGAAGAGAGGGGCCTCTATAGGTTCGACCGAAACGACAAGAGCAGAAAAACCTACAGTATTGACACGCCTCCACCCTACCCGAGCGGTGAACTCCATGTAGGGAACGCGCTTAACTTCTCCTACATCGACTTCGTTGCCAGGTATAAAAGGAAGCGTGGATACAATGTTTTCTTCCCCCAAGGGTGGGACTGCCACGGGTTGCCAACCGAGGTTAGAGTTGAGAGAATAACAGGTAAGAGGAAGAGCGAATTCGAGCCTCAACAGTTCATTGCACTATGCAAGAAGTACACCTTAGAGTGGATTGACTCCATGAGGAAGGCGCTGAAAGGTCTTGGACTAAGCATAGACTGGAGCACCGAGTACATGACCATGGATCCGGACTACTGGCGCCGAACCCAGCTGAGTTTCATCGAAATGTACAGGAAAGGCCTCATCTACAGGGGTGAGCACCCGGTCATATGGTGCCCTCGATGCGAGACGGCGATCGCGGAGGCTGAGGTTGAGTACGTTGAGAAAGACAGGCCCCTCTACTTCTTCAAGTTCAAGGTCAAGGAAACGGGGGAAGATCTGGTTATCGCGTCAACCCGCCCGGAGCTTCTCGCCTCATGCGTTGCCGTTGTGGTGAACCCGAAGGACGAGCGATACGCGAGGCTCGTGGGTTCGCACGCAATCGTGCCAATCTACGAAAGGGAGGTTCCCATAATTGCCGATGAGGCCGTGGACCCCAATTTCGGAAGTGGAGCAGTCATGATCTGCACGTATGGGGACAAAACGGATGTTAAGTGGCAGAAAAAGTACTCACTCCCCGTTATAATCTCCATATCAGACAACGGAACGATGAACGAGAATGCCGGGCCACTTAAAGGACTGCATGTTGAAGAGGCAAGGAGGAAGATCGTCGATCTCCTCAAAAGCCAGGGGTTGCTCGTAAAGGTGGAGAGCATCAGAACCAGCGTTGGGACATGCTGGCGATGCCATACCCCCGTGGAGATAATACCGAAGAAGCAGTGGTTCGTGAAATCCACCGCCCTCGACAAGGCTGTTTTAGAGGAGGGCTCCAAGATTCGCTGGGTCCCACCTCACATGTACAAGCGGCTCGAGAACTGGGTGCTTAGCCTCGACTGGGATTGGGTCATTTCGCGTCAGAGACTTTTTGCGACGCCGATACCTGTTTACTACTGCAAGGACTGCGGCCACGAGATCGTCGTAGGCCCGGAGCACCTCCCGATAGACCCTAGGTTCGATAAACCGCCTATCGAGAAGTGTCCCCGGTGCGGCTCAACCAACCTGGTCGGTGAAAAAGACGTGATGGACACGTGGATGGACTCGAGCATAACCGCCGCCGTTCACGCCGGTTGGCCGGACAACCTTGACGAGAGACTCTTCCCGGCGGACCTGCAACCCAACGGCTACGATATTATAAGGACGTGGGACTACTACCTGATTTTACGCGGTGTAGCTCTCTTCGGCAAAGCTCAGTTCAAGACCGCGCTGATTAACGGCATGGTCAGGGGCACCGACGGGAGGATGATGCACAAAAGCTACGGCAACTACGTTGCGGTCAATGAAGTCCTGGAGAAGTACGGTGCGGACAGCTTCCGACTGTGGGTAGCAACTGCTGCCTCAACCGGACAAGATGTCAGGTTCTCGTGGGAGGGCGTCGACTACGCACACCGCTTTCTGGTTAAGGTGTGGAACGCGTCCCGGCTTCTTCACCCATACTTGAGGAACTACAAGCCCGAGGAAAGCCACGCCGAAAAATTAACCCCCGTCGACCACTGGATGATGCGTGAGGCTTCAGAGATGATCAACGGAGCCGAAAAAGCCCTAGAGGACTTCGACTTCCAGAGAGCTGCACAGCTAATCGTAGACACAGTGTGGCATAAATTCTGTGACCACTACCTAGAGGCTATTAAGTACCGTCTATCTCAGGGGGACCCCGGAGCCCTTTACACCTCCTACAAGGTTCTCCTGAGCTCTTTAAACCTCCTCTCTGTTTTCGCTCCACACATAAGCGAGGAAATCTACAGTGTAATCTACAGCTCGCGCGAAGGGTACGAAAGCATAACAACAGCACCCTGGCCCGCCGCGTTCAATTTCGATGAAGAGAAGGCAAGGATAGGCGACATGATAGTAGCCACCATCGCGGAGGCGAGGAGAGCTAAGCACGATGCCCGCATAGCCCTCGGCGCTCCCGTAAAGGCAATACACCTTCACTCTGAGAAGTACTATGAGGTACTACCTCTGTTCGTCGCAGATGTCAAAGGCACGCTGAGAGCCCTCGACGTGATAATACACAGAGACTATTCGGGGGCTCGAAAAGTTCCCGAGTACCCGGACATATCGATAGATATCGAGAACTAG
- a CDS encoding 50S ribosomal protein L35ae has protein sequence MRGWILSFRLGRKRYYPRQVIIEVEGKTATHLVIGRKVVWTHPNGKKFIGKIVRKHGARGNNFIAYFRRQLPGIALGSEVTIL, from the coding sequence ATGAGAGGGTGGATACTGTCTTTCAGGCTCGGTAGGAAGCGTTACTATCCTAGGCAGGTGATAATAGAGGTTGAAGGGAAAACGGCAACCCACCTAGTGATCGGCAGGAAAGTCGTGTGGACGCACCCCAATGGGAAGAAATTTATCGGAAAGATCGTGCGAAAGCACGGGGCTAGGGGCAACAACTTCATTGCCTATTTTAGGCGGCAGCTTCCCGGCATCGCGCTCGGATCTGAGGTAACGATCCTGTAG
- the hypF gene encoding carbamoyltransferase HypF gives MPKKALRLRVAGIVQGVGFRPHVFRLARRLGLSGYVVNLGGSEVEIWVEGDEKAVNLFPAALRSETPRSAEIEEIVIEEVNPAGFMNFEIRKSGRELTKISMIPPDFGMCDDCKREILDPTSRWYRYPFHSCAWCGPRFTIIRSIPYDRENTSMAAFPLCRRCREEYSDPHNTRRFHIQGISCPECGPQVYLVGSDGSPLRVKDPILEAAKLIDEGFIVAVKGIGGFHLAARASDDRALRELRRRKRRGRKPFAVMALDIETARRVAVVDSQAEQILLSPARPILILPRRDVVSPEVAPGLKTVGVMLAYTPLHYLLLAGTEDRFAVMTSGNESGEPIIKDNEEALEKLRGVADYFLLHNREIVNRVDDSVLRFADGEPVFLRRSRGYAPRWLRAPRGFKRPVVALGAMLNNTGAVGLQEYVVPTQHIGDLENIETLNFLREALYFFIRTYAMSLRDAVIVVDKHPGFLNRVLARELVEEYGAELLEVQHHVAHVGAALLEYKVREGFGIAIDGVGYGDDGAIWGGEVMHLQEGGYSRVGALEYLPMPGGDRSTIYPSRIVIGVLAEKLSVEETLKLVAKLGLDRQLPGGMREASVAVAQSSRSIKCSSVGRFLDAVSALLHVSWERTYEGEPAITLEEFSWGGRLLNYRFERAGSIIHTKDFFFDYVLNGRFNGERAQDVAYTVQFELGRSLAEVALEQGARTVYVTGGAAVNSILLKGMRSVMGKENVLVQRKLPPGDGGVSAGQAYYAQLEGIA, from the coding sequence ATGCCCAAAAAGGCCCTTAGACTGCGCGTGGCAGGCATAGTGCAAGGGGTGGGATTCAGGCCACACGTGTTTAGATTAGCCAGGCGTCTAGGCCTTTCGGGATACGTGGTTAACTTAGGCGGGTCTGAGGTTGAAATCTGGGTTGAGGGAGACGAGAAAGCTGTAAACCTTTTCCCAGCGGCCTTAAGGAGTGAGACTCCTCGGTCGGCCGAGATCGAGGAGATCGTCATTGAGGAGGTTAACCCTGCTGGATTCATGAACTTCGAGATCAGGAAAAGCGGGCGGGAACTCACGAAGATCTCGATGATTCCGCCGGATTTCGGTATGTGCGATGACTGCAAGAGGGAGATCCTGGACCCGACTTCAAGGTGGTACCGTTACCCCTTTCACAGCTGCGCGTGGTGCGGGCCACGCTTCACCATCATCAGAAGCATCCCCTATGACCGCGAAAACACGTCAATGGCGGCCTTCCCACTCTGCAGGAGGTGCAGGGAGGAGTACTCAGACCCCCACAACACAAGGAGATTCCACATTCAGGGCATTTCATGCCCTGAGTGCGGCCCCCAGGTTTACCTTGTGGGCTCGGATGGAAGCCCCCTTCGCGTAAAGGACCCCATACTGGAAGCCGCTAAGCTGATCGACGAGGGATTCATTGTGGCCGTGAAAGGCATAGGCGGCTTCCACCTTGCGGCCCGCGCTTCCGACGATCGCGCGCTCAGGGAGCTGAGGAGGAGAAAAAGAAGAGGCCGAAAACCCTTCGCGGTGATGGCTCTCGACATTGAAACGGCTAGAAGGGTAGCTGTTGTGGACAGCCAAGCGGAGCAAATCCTCCTGAGCCCGGCTAGACCCATACTCATACTCCCTAGGCGTGACGTGGTTTCACCCGAGGTCGCACCCGGCCTTAAAACCGTCGGGGTCATGCTGGCTTACACACCTCTACACTACCTCCTACTAGCCGGGACGGAGGATCGCTTCGCAGTAATGACGAGCGGTAATGAGAGCGGCGAGCCGATAATAAAGGACAACGAGGAAGCGCTGGAGAAGCTAAGAGGTGTAGCCGACTACTTCCTGTTGCACAACCGAGAGATTGTGAACAGGGTTGACGACAGCGTCTTGAGGTTCGCGGACGGTGAGCCTGTTTTCCTGCGGAGATCAAGAGGCTACGCTCCCAGGTGGCTTAGAGCGCCTCGAGGCTTCAAGAGGCCGGTAGTAGCCTTGGGGGCAATGCTGAACAACACAGGGGCGGTTGGCCTGCAGGAGTACGTCGTGCCGACTCAGCACATAGGGGACTTAGAGAACATTGAGACGCTCAACTTTCTGAGAGAGGCCCTTTATTTCTTTATAAGGACGTACGCTATGTCACTCCGCGATGCCGTCATTGTAGTAGATAAGCACCCAGGCTTCTTGAACAGGGTGCTCGCTCGGGAGTTAGTGGAAGAGTATGGGGCAGAACTCCTCGAAGTTCAGCATCACGTGGCCCACGTGGGTGCCGCTCTTCTCGAGTACAAGGTGCGAGAGGGGTTCGGGATCGCGATAGACGGTGTAGGTTACGGCGATGATGGTGCAATTTGGGGGGGAGAAGTTATGCACCTGCAGGAGGGAGGCTACAGTCGCGTAGGGGCGCTTGAGTACCTTCCTATGCCCGGCGGGGACAGATCGACGATCTACCCGTCTCGGATCGTAATCGGGGTTTTAGCCGAGAAGCTGAGCGTGGAAGAGACGCTGAAACTAGTGGCTAAACTAGGGCTGGATAGGCAGCTCCCAGGTGGAATGAGGGAAGCCTCGGTTGCTGTCGCTCAGTCAAGCAGAAGCATTAAGTGCTCTAGCGTTGGGCGATTCCTGGACGCCGTCTCCGCGCTGTTGCATGTCTCATGGGAAAGGACCTACGAGGGAGAGCCGGCTATAACGCTCGAGGAGTTCAGCTGGGGCGGCAGATTGTTGAACTACAGGTTTGAGCGCGCCGGAAGCATTATCCATACAAAAGACTTCTTTTTCGACTACGTCCTCAACGGTCGCTTTAATGGGGAGAGAGCCCAGGATGTGGCTTACACCGTGCAATTCGAACTGGGAAGGTCTCTTGCGGAAGTCGCGCTCGAGCAGGGCGCGAGGACAGTCTACGTGACAGGTGGAGCTGCGGTTAATTCAATTTTGTTGAAAGGTATGAGGTCGGTTATGGGTAAGGAGAACGTTCTCGTGCAGAGAAAGCTCCCGCCTGGAGATGGAGGGGTTTCAGCGGGTCAGGCGTACTATGCGCAGCTTGAGGGGATAGCTTAA
- a CDS encoding EamA family transporter: MSDIAWLVYALLDALFAALATIFAKMGLSRVDPVVATGLRSIVMMVFTVSVMLLIRDKALITSLTTRETLFIILSGVAGALSWLLYFVALQYGKAVNVAVVDRSSILFIIVLAALVLGEEITVKKAVAAGLVLVALVLIST, from the coding sequence GTGAGCGATATAGCGTGGCTTGTTTACGCGTTGCTCGACGCCCTCTTCGCGGCTTTAGCCACAATTTTCGCTAAAATGGGCTTGTCTCGGGTTGATCCTGTGGTCGCCACAGGCCTCCGCTCGATAGTAATGATGGTTTTCACGGTTTCTGTAATGCTGTTGATAAGAGACAAAGCCCTCATAACAAGCCTGACAACCCGCGAGACCCTATTCATAATTCTGAGCGGGGTGGCGGGCGCTCTCTCCTGGCTTCTCTACTTCGTTGCGCTGCAGTACGGCAAAGCGGTGAACGTCGCGGTGGTCGACAGATCCAGCATACTTTTCATCATTGTCCTCGCCGCTTTAGTTCTCGGCGAGGAAATCACCGTTAAAAAGGCGGTTGCCGCAGGGCTTGTGCTCGTCGCGTTAGTGTTGATTTCCACGTGA
- the thiI gene encoding tRNA uracil 4-sulfurtransferase ThiI, whose amino-acid sequence MSLKNVILVRPGELTVKGHETRKRFESLLVRNMEDALRSEGLQAEVRKGYGRFYVYGPPESVSVLRRVFGVKSLSPAVEVEFRDLEDLIGKGEEYFKEKVRGKSFAVRARRTGDHPFTSMDVNKLLGERLLKYARKVDLETPEVEAYVEVRDKKAYFFTEIVKAYGGLPIGSEGKVVALVSGGFDSLVAAWMALKRGAEVEFLYLNMGGQVSKYYVTRAVKTLADKWCYGYYPRLFIVDFSEFIRELRSKVNPGLLGVVLKRYMYRAANIFARKVGAGGIVTGENLGQVSSQTLSNLNVIDKASELVVLRPVLCLDKDEIVSLAMEIGTYEASSTVKEICGVYSVHPKTASEIEEVRREEEKIEESVFRETLERVEVIDVRRTRIEDLWSGNFADLDIDHIPEGATVLDVRPAEKFKLEHIPGSVNVDYWSVEEAVSRMGRDKTYIIVCDEGGLSREAAYRLRTLGYNAYSLKGGIRGFKRKSHLREAPNVS is encoded by the coding sequence GTGTCTCTGAAAAACGTGATACTCGTCCGGCCAGGCGAGCTCACCGTAAAGGGTCACGAGACGAGGAAGCGCTTTGAGTCGCTTCTCGTGAGGAACATGGAGGATGCACTTCGCTCAGAGGGCCTCCAGGCGGAAGTAAGGAAAGGTTACGGGCGCTTTTACGTCTACGGTCCCCCAGAGTCGGTTAGTGTCCTGCGCAGGGTCTTCGGCGTAAAGTCTCTATCCCCAGCTGTAGAGGTCGAGTTCCGGGACCTCGAGGATCTGATAGGCAAAGGTGAAGAGTACTTTAAGGAGAAAGTTCGCGGCAAAAGCTTTGCGGTCAGAGCAAGGCGGACCGGGGACCATCCATTTACCTCGATGGACGTTAACAAGCTCCTCGGAGAAAGGTTGCTGAAGTACGCGAGGAAAGTAGACCTCGAAACCCCAGAGGTTGAAGCCTACGTTGAGGTCAGGGACAAGAAAGCTTACTTCTTTACGGAAATAGTCAAGGCATACGGTGGCCTCCCCATAGGAAGCGAGGGGAAAGTAGTAGCTCTCGTCTCCGGGGGTTTCGACTCACTTGTAGCTGCGTGGATGGCCCTAAAGAGAGGTGCAGAAGTCGAGTTCTTGTACCTCAACATGGGCGGCCAGGTCTCGAAATACTACGTCACGAGAGCGGTGAAAACGCTAGCGGATAAGTGGTGCTACGGCTACTATCCCAGGCTGTTCATCGTGGACTTCTCGGAATTCATCAGGGAACTGCGTTCAAAGGTAAACCCAGGGCTTCTAGGAGTCGTGCTTAAGAGGTACATGTACAGGGCGGCTAACATCTTTGCAAGGAAAGTGGGTGCTGGCGGCATAGTTACAGGGGAAAACCTAGGCCAAGTCTCCTCTCAAACTCTCAGCAATCTAAACGTCATAGACAAGGCGTCAGAGCTCGTCGTCCTTCGACCCGTCCTCTGTTTGGACAAAGACGAGATCGTTAGCCTCGCAATGGAAATCGGGACCTACGAGGCTTCGAGCACCGTTAAGGAAATATGCGGTGTGTACTCGGTGCACCCTAAAACGGCCTCAGAGATAGAGGAGGTGCGACGGGAGGAGGAGAAGATCGAGGAGAGCGTGTTCAGGGAAACTCTTGAGCGAGTTGAAGTAATCGACGTCCGCCGAACCAGGATCGAGGATCTCTGGAGCGGAAACTTCGCCGACCTTGACATCGACCACATACCCGAGGGAGCCACAGTGTTGGACGTGAGGCCAGCCGAGAAGTTCAAGCTAGAGCACATTCCCGGGAGCGTGAACGTGGATTACTGGAGTGTAGAGGAAGCGGTTAGTCGCATGGGGCGCGACAAAACGTACATCATCGTATGCGACGAGGGGGGGTTAAGCAGGGAAGCGGCTTACCGCCTCCGAACCCTCGGGTACAATGCCTACAGCTTGAAAGGAGGCATACGAGGCTTTAAGAGGAAGTCTCATCTTCGAGAAGCGCCAAACGTTTCCTGA
- a CDS encoding ASCH domain-containing protein yields the protein MMKHLMFSKSYIPLLLHGKKTATIRAKHPGVKPGEEVIVHAGGKIIGKAKVLEVRRLRLDEITDEVARLDGFNSSEELRAALRKHYPNLGSRDTVYLVIFELVEKYENFINEHLEAWPYSESPQEVAVLALTHLNLDRDQRKILSLVAREGSIRRAAAKLGDIRLRHVVRGVLRQAAKMLEEKGLLTRIGSRE from the coding sequence ATGATGAAGCACTTAATGTTCTCTAAGTCTTATATCCCCCTGCTTTTACATGGGAAGAAGACCGCCACGATTAGGGCTAAACATCCGGGGGTTAAACCAGGGGAAGAGGTTATCGTTCACGCCGGTGGTAAAATTATCGGCAAGGCGAAGGTGCTTGAGGTGCGCAGGCTCAGGCTGGACGAGATCACCGACGAGGTTGCGCGTTTGGACGGTTTTAACAGCTCAGAGGAGCTGAGAGCCGCTCTGCGCAAGCACTACCCGAATTTAGGGTCACGCGATACCGTATATCTCGTCATTTTTGAGCTGGTCGAAAAGTACGAAAACTTTATTAATGAGCATTTAGAGGCATGGCCTTACAGTGAGTCGCCACAGGAGGTTGCGGTACTCGCGCTGACGCACCTGAACCTGGACCGCGATCAGCGGAAAATACTGAGCCTGGTCGCGAGGGAGGGGAGCATACGTCGTGCCGCTGCGAAGCTCGGTGACATTAGGCTCAGGCACGTGGTTCGAGGGGTACTGCGCCAAGCTGCAAAAATGCTCGAAGAGAAAGGTCTTCTGACTAGGATTGGGAGCCGAGAGTAG